From the Roseateles sp. XES5 genome, one window contains:
- a CDS encoding NUDIX domain-containing protein produces MDPSDFRGAKIALICEGRLIAYQRDEKPEIPFPGMWDLPGGGREEDETPAECAIRETREEFGISIDPSSIVWERYYPAKTPGAPGTYFHVAHLVEGFGDIVFGEEGQRFEIMSLQQFLAHPLVVDHLKDRLRHYLAETE; encoded by the coding sequence ATGGATCCATCCGACTTCAGGGGCGCCAAGATCGCCCTCATCTGCGAGGGCCGGCTGATCGCCTATCAGCGCGACGAAAAGCCTGAAATCCCCTTTCCCGGCATGTGGGACCTTCCGGGCGGCGGCCGGGAAGAGGACGAAACGCCCGCCGAATGCGCCATCCGCGAGACCCGCGAGGAATTCGGGATTTCCATCGATCCGTCGTCCATCGTCTGGGAGCGCTATTACCCGGCCAAGACCCCCGGCGCGCCCGGCACCTATTTCCATGTCGCGCATCTGGTCGAGGGTTTTGGAGACATCGTCTTCGGCGAGGAAGGCCAGCGCTTCGAGATCATGTCGCTCCAGCAGTTCCTCGCGCATCCGCTGGTGGTCGATCACCTGAAGGACCGGCTGCGGCACTATCTTGCGGAAACGGAATGA